The following proteins are co-located in the Pochonia chlamydosporia 170 chromosome 6, whole genome shotgun sequence genome:
- a CDS encoding cystinosin (similar to Metarhizium acridum CQMa 102 XP_007806828.1) yields the protein MGFLTVVSAVFGWIYTFCWSASFYPQLILNLRRKSTSGTTVDFPFINVIGFVAYFVSNVALYYSPVIRSQYAARHKDLTPTVQFNDITFALHVSIISSITLSQYLLRQLWGFTPSTGTRPSRFITGIALGCVLGVFITYLVVASAAAKGPVDPATDWCELDIIYAVGYVKLIITLIKFTPQILANYRNQSTKGWSIWQITLDFVGGILSTAQQGIHTYQQHDWSGITGNPVKFALGNVSMVYDCVFFVQHYILYKGAERKHGSEEDALLGDEEEQRRRRLD from the exons ATGGGTTTCCTCACAGTCGTTTCAGCCGTGTTTGGCTGGATCTACACCTTCTGCTGGAGCGCTTCGTTCTATCCGCAGCTGATATTGAATCTCCGACGGAAAAGCACCTCTGGAACTACTGTTGATTTCCCATTCATCAACGTCATAG GCTTCGTGGCATACTTTGTCTCCAACGTCGCCCTCTACTACTCCCCCGTCATTCGCAGCCAATACGCCGCTCGACACAAAGACCTGACGCCCACCGTTCAGTTCAACGACATTACCTTTGCCCTCCACGtatccatcatctccagcatcaCTCTGTCGCAAtacctcctccgccagctcTGGGGCTTCACACCGTCCACCGGCACCCGCCCCAGCCGCTTCATCACCGGTATTGCACTGGGTTGCGTCCTCGGCGTCTTCATCACCTACCTCGTCGTTGCGtcggccgccgccaagggcCCCGTGGATCCCGCCACCGACTGGTGCGAGCTTGACATCATCTACGCAGTAGGCTATGttaagcttataataacCCTTATCAAATTCACGCCACAGATTCTCGCCAACTACCGCAACCAGAGTACCAAGGGATGGAGCATTTGGCAGATTACACTTGACTTTGTGGGTGGCATTCTGAGCACCGCCCAGCAGGGGATTCACACTTACCAGCAGCACGACTGGAGTGGCATTACGGGCAACCCTGTCAAATTTGCCTTGGGTAATGTGAGCATGGTGTATGATTGCGTGTTTTTCGTGCAGCATTACATTTTGTATAAAGGGGCTGAGCGGAAGCATGGCTCAGAGGAAGATGCATTgttgggtgatgaggaagagcaGAGAAGGAGGCGGTTAGACTAA